One window of Oncorhynchus gorbuscha isolate QuinsamMale2020 ecotype Even-year unplaced genomic scaffold, OgorEven_v1.0 Un_scaffold_550, whole genome shotgun sequence genomic DNA carries:
- the LOC124018571 gene encoding regulator of G-protein signaling 4-like: MCKGLSSLPSSCLEKAKGMRVKLSHLADKQEWTHHKHRVHEDRTLQDLESLLNSKIGQKAFLWFLQSEFSEENLQFWLACEEYRVTPPWQQEAKAQSMYCQYINPGSPQEVNLDAETREALLRVTEEPAGDTFHEAQQHVYHLMAKDSYPRFLRSPHCLEALRVP, from the exons ATGTGTAAAGGACTGTCCTCCCTTCCCTCGTCATGCTTGGAGAA AGCAAAGGGGATGCGGGTGAAGTTGAGTCACCTGGCTGACAAACAGGAGTGGACACATCACAAACACag GGTCCATGAGGACAGGACTCTTCAGGATCTGGAGTCTCTACTCAACAGCAAGA TTGGCCAGAAAGCTTTCCTCTGGTTCCTGCAGTCTGAGTTCAGTGAGGAGAACCTGCAGTTCTGGTTGGCCTGTGAGGAGTACAGGGTTACCCCTCCATGGCAGCAGGAGGCCAAGGCCCAGTCTATGTACTGCCAGTACATCAACCCTGGTTCACCACAGGAG GTGAACCTGGATGCTGAGACCAGGGAGGCTCTACTGAGAGTGACGGAGGAGCCTGCAGGCGACACATTCCACGAGGCCCAACAACACGTCTACCACCTGATGGCCAAAGACTCTTATCCTCGCTTCCTGCGCTCCCCACACTGCCTGGAGGCCCTTAGGGTTCCTTAG
- the LOC124018589 gene encoding UPF0390 protein zgc136864-like: MAQGKQKFKAQPGGTKKPQKNKGPRKGGRSIAPKKVKVVQQQQLKKGLEVAIRNKIEEEVTHRASTKLHKRLSIVKGAEVKPTPSKGNNHPNHPAPSTSK, translated from the exons ATGGCGCAAGGTAAACAGAAGTTCAAAGCGCAGCCCGGTGGAACCAAGAAACCTCAAAAAAACAAAGGTCCCAGAAAAGGAG GGAGGTCGATCGCACCGAAGAAGGTTAAAGTGGTACAGCAACAGCAGTTGAAGAAG GGCCTGGAGGTGGCGATCAGGAACAAGATAGAGGAAGAGGTGACTCACCGAGCCAGTACGAAACTCCACAAGAGACTGAGTATTGTGAAGGGGGCGGAGGTGAAACCAACCCCCTCTAAAGGAAACAACCATCCCAACCACCCTGCACCCAGCACCTCCAAATAA